A stretch of Macadamia integrifolia cultivar HAES 741 chromosome 7, SCU_Mint_v3, whole genome shotgun sequence DNA encodes these proteins:
- the LOC122083383 gene encoding fructose-bisphosphate aldolase 1, chloroplastic-like, producing the protein MASASMIKSSPVLDKSEWVKGQSLRQPSASVVRCHPISPSSLTIRAGSYADELIKTAKTVASPGRGILAMDESNATCGKRLASIGLENTEANRQAYRTLLVSAPGLGNYISGAILFEETLYQSTVDGKKIVDVLVEQNIVPGIKVDKGLVPLAGSNDESWCQGLDGLASRTAAYYEQGARFAKWRTVVSIPNGPSALAVKEAAWGLARYAAISQDNGLVPIVEPEILLDGEHGIDRTFEVAQKVWAEVFFYLAENNVMFEGILLKPSMVTPGAECKERATPKQVSEYTLKLLRRRIPPSVPGIMFLSGGQSEVEATLNLNAMNQAPNQWHVSFSYARALQNTCLKTWGGRPENVKAAQDVLLLRAKANSLAQLGKYTGEGESEESKKGMFVKGYVY; encoded by the exons atggcTTCTGCATCGATGATCAAGTCGTCTCCAGTGCTGGACAAATCCGAGTGGGTGAAGGGTCAGAGCCTTCGCCAACCGTCGGCCTCGGTGGTCCGATGCCACCCCATCTCCCCTTCTTCTCTCACTATCCGTGCTGGTTCATACGCCGACGAGCTTATCAAGACCGCT AAAACGGTTGCTTCTCCAGGGCGTGGAATCTTGGCCATGGACGAGTCGAACGCAACCTGTGGGAAGCGATTGGCGTCGATTGGGCTGGAGAACACAGAGGCCAACCGTCAAGCCTACAGGACACTATTAGTGTCAGCTCCAGGACTGGGTAACTACATCTCCGGAGCCATCCTTTTCGAGGAGACTCTGTACCAATCCACAGTTGATGGCAAGAAGATAGTGGACGTGCTTGTTGAGCAGAACATTGTTCCTGGTATTAAGGTCGACAAG GGTCTCGTTCCCTTGGCCGGTTCCAACGATGAGTCATGGTGCCAAGGTCTTGATGGCCTTGCCTCCCGCACTGCTGCTTACTATGAGCAGGGCGCTCGTTTCGCGAAATG GCGTACTGTTGTGAGCATTCCCAACGGCCCATCTGCTCTAGCAGTGAAGGAAGCAGCTTGGGGTCTTGCTCGCTATGCTGCCATTTCTCAA GACAATGGGTTGGTCCCGATTGTGGAGCCGGAGATCTTGCTGGATGGTGAGCATGGGATCGACAGAACCTTCGAGGTCGCCCAGAAAGTGTGGGCCGAAGTCTTCTTCTACCTTGCAGAGAACAACGTCATGTTTGAAGGAATCCTGCTCAAACCCAGTATGGTCACTCCTGGGGCTGAGTGCAAGGAGAGGGCCACACCAAAGCAGGTCTCCGAGTACACCCTCAAGCTCCTCCGCCGAAGAATCCCCCCATCTGTCCCAGGAATCATG TTTTTGTCTGGTGGGCAATCCGAAGTTGAAGCAACCCTGAACCTGAACGCTATGAACCAGGCTCCTAACCAATGGCATGTGTCTTTCTCGTACGCCAGAGCTCTCCAGAACACTTGCCTCAAGACATGGGGAGGAAGACCGGAGAACGTGAAGGCAGCCCAGGATGTTCTCCTCCTCCGGGCCAAGGCCAACTCTCTTGCTCAACTCGGCAAATACACCGGCGAGGGAGAGTCTGAGGAGTCCAAGAAAGGAATGTTTGTGAAGGGCTACGTTTACTAA
- the LOC122083736 gene encoding uncharacterized protein LOC122083736, whose product MEIEEISSVSALPLLSLNHISLLCRSVPTSATFYEEVLGFVHIKRPSSFSFNGAWLFNYGVGVHLIENNSANDEFDILFLSRPINPLDNHISFQCPDIGVVKMRLEKMGIKYVTAVVNEGGIRVDQVFFHDPDGYMIEICNCENLPVLPLSSPFLPELPVSSSFKAIKGRTCKKMENAMMESLSMEMMNFSF is encoded by the exons ATGGAAATTGAGGAGATAAGCAGCGTTTCAGCACTTCCACTCCTTTCCTTGAATCATATTTCCTTGTTGTGCAGATCTGTTCCAACTTCAGCCACTTTTTATGAAGAGGTTTTGGGCTTTGTTCACATCAAACGACCTTCTTCTTTCAGTTTTAATGGAGCCTG GTTGTTCAATTATGGAGTTGGGGTACACCTAATTGAGAACAATTCGGCTAACGATGAGTTTGATATACTGTTTCTTTCAAGACCCATTAATCCACTGGACAACCACATTTCATTCCAG tgcCCAGATATTGGTGTGGTTAAGATGAGGTTGGAGAAGATGGGGATTAAGTACGTGACAGCAGTGGTTAATGAAGGTGGGATTAGAGTGGATCAAGTGTTCTTCCATGACCCCGATGGATATATGATTGAGATCTGCAACTGTGAGAACCTCCCAGTGCTTCCACTCTCTTCTCCGTTTCTCCCAGAGCTTCCTGTATCCTCCTCTTTTAAGGCGATCAAGGGGAGAACTTGCAAGAAAATGGAGAATGCAATGATGGAGAGCTTAAGTATGGAGATGATGAACTTCTCATTTTAA
- the LOC122084364 gene encoding kinesin-like protein KIN-7E isoform X2: protein MGSISGEELPQWEKSQGMGGREEKIFVSVRLRPLSAKEIARNDVSDWECINDNTIIYRNSLSERSMFPTAHTFDRVFRCNCSTRQVYEEAAKEVALSVVSGINSSIFAYGQTSSGKTYTMSGITEYTVADIYDYIKMHEERAFVMKFSAMEIYNEAVRDLLSADANPLRLLDDPERGTIVEKITEETIRDWKHLQELLSACEAQRHIAETSLNETSSRSHQILRLTIESSAREFLGKQNSSTLAASVNFVDLAGSERASQALSAGTRLKEGCHINRSLLTLGTVIRKLSKGRNGHIPYRDSKLTRILQPSLGGNARTAIICTVSPARSHVEQSRNTLLFASCAKEVATNAQVNVVMSDKALVKHLQKELARLESELRYPGQASATSDSRALLREKDLQIAKMEKEIRVLIQQRDLAQSRLEDLLQVVGVDQASKIWAKNAWEDVKSVSESSVVDDPHYAIGVTRVNTSWYSDSNSVNNSDYPQLPEIPEDHYLSDGTSPRLSINSPFIGRDPCQSWEEIAEETVEDSEDICKEVRCIEMEESNRVRNIESKALSPQENEGMLDLTVSGNGDATDQLLISSRRKGDRDLKHMNDFVYGALEQKLHDVQKTVDYLDESSPWLPADMCSSRSLQLTRSRSCRAALMISSSTSYSERRDQSENTPPSRFERDFPGRPEIFHRRFSAINYGDDVARSSNKDFQASEVNASVDDPKTQNAKASAEEDITSVHTFVTGMKEMVKLQYEKQLLDGQETESKPNESAKTVKDVGLDPMQDPSESPPSWHLEFERQKREIIELWHACNVSLVHRTYFLLLFKGDPADSIYMEVELRRLTFLKDSFSHGNLARHAMEDGRTLTPASSMKALRRERVMLCKQMQKRFSEKEREQLYVKWNIRLDSKRRRLQLVHRLWTDTIDMNLVMESATIVAKIVGFLETRQAPKEMFGLSFTPPRPTRSYSWKQTMSFSGRHHL, encoded by the exons ATGGGGTCGATTAGTGGGGAGGAGTTGCCGCAGTGGGAGAAATCGCAGGGAATGGGTGGCCGGGAGGAGAAGATTTTTGTTTCTGTGAGGCTGAGGCCTCTTAGCGCGAAGGAGATTGCCAGGAATGATGTATCGGACTGGGAATGCATCAATGATAACACCATCATATACAGGAACAGCCTTTCGGAGCGATCTATGTTCCCAACTGCCCATACATTTG ATAGGGTATTTCGGTGCAACTGCTCCACGAGGCAGGTTTATGAGGAAGCAGCCAAGGAGGTTGCACTTTCGGTTGTCAGTGGTATTAATT CGAGTATTTTTGCATATGGGCAAACTAGCAGTGGGAAGACATACACCATGAGTGGAATTACCGAGTATACTGTGGCAGATATATATGATTACATAAAAATG CATGAAGAGAGGGCATTTGTTATGAAATTCTCTGCAATGGAAATTTACAATGAAGCTGTAAGAGACCTCCTCAGTGCAGATGCTAATCCACTAAGGCTTCTCGATGATCCAGAG AGGGGGACTATTGTGGAGAAAATTACCGAAGAAACCATAAGGGACTGGAAACATTTACAGGAACTCCTTTCCGCTTGTGAAG CTCAAAGACATATTGCTGAGACCTCCCTTAATGAAACCAGCTCCAGATCTCATCAAATTCTGAGACTG ACTATTGAAAGCTCTGCTCGTGAATTCTTAGGCAAGCAAAATTCAAGTACACTTGCTGCTAGTGTG AACTTTGTTGATTTGGCTGGAAGTGAGCGTGCATCTCAGGCATTATCAGCTGGAACAAgattaaaagaaggttgccaCATAAATCGCAGTTTACTCACCCTAGGAACTGTTATTCGCAAACTAAG CAAAGGAAGAAATGGACATATTCCTTACAGAGATTCTAAGTTGACACGCATACTGCAACCCTCCTTGGGAGGAAATGCCAGAACTGCAATCATTTGCACCGTCAGCCCTGCACGGAGCCATGTTGAGCAGTCCAGAAATACCCTCCTATTCGCAAGCTGTGCAAAAGAAGTGGCTACCAATGCACAAGTGAATGTAGTTATGTCTGACAAGGCACTGGTAAAGCATTTACAAAAAGAACTGGCAAGATTGGAGAGTGAATTGAGATATCCAGGACAAGCTTCTGCTACATCTGATTCCCGGGCACTGTTGCGAGAGAAAGACCTTCAGATTGCAAAG ATGGAGAAGGAGATAAGAGTACTCATTCAGCAGCGTGATCTTGCTCAATCACGACTTGAGGATTTGCTACAAGTTGTTGGTGTTGATCAGGCTTCTAAAATATGG GCAAAGAATGCATGGGAAGATGTAAAATCAGTATCAGAGTCATCGGTTGTGGATGATCCTCACTATGCCATTGGTGTCACAAGAGTCAACACGTCTTGGTATTCTGACAGTAACAGTGTGAATAATTCTGATTACCCACAGCTGCCTGAAATTCCAGAAGACCATTATCTGTCTGATGGTACCTCCCCAAGATTGTCTATCAATAGTCCATTTATTGGACGTGATCCATGTCAGAGTTGGGAGGAGATTGCAGAAGAAACAGTTGAAGATTCTGAAGACATTTGCAAAGAAGTTAGATGCATCGAGATGGAGGAGTCTAACAGGGTCAGAAATATAGAATCAAAAGCTTTGTCACCTCAAGAAAATGAAGGCATGTTAGATTTGACAGTTTCTGGGAATGGAGATGCGACTGATCAGCTGTTGATCTCATCCCGAAGGAAGGGAGATAGAGACTTGAAGCATATGAATGATTTTGTGTATGGTGCACTGGAGCAAAAACTCCACGATGTGCAAAAAACTGTTGATTACCTTGACGAGTCATCTCCATGGCTTCCAGCTGACATGTGTAGCTCTAGAAGCTTGCAGTTAACCAGAAGCAGAAGTTGTAGAGCGGCTCTCATGATTAGCTCATCCACTTCCTATTCTGAGAGGAGGGACCAGAGTGAGAACACACCACCTAGCAGGTTTGAGAGAGACTTCCCTGGAAGACCTGAAATCTTTCATAGGAGGTTTTCTGCAATAAATTATGGTGACGATGTTGCAAGGTCATCAAATAAAGATTTCCAGGCATCTGAAGTGAATGCTTCCGTTGATGATCCAAAAACACAGAATGCCAAAGCCTCAGCTGAAGAGGATATTACCAGTGTCCATACTTTTGTTACAGGGATGAAAGAGATGGTGAAACTTCAGTATGAGAAGCAACTTCTTGATGGTCAG GAGACAGAATCAAAGCCCAATGAATCTGCAAAGACTGTAAAGGATGTGGGATTGGACCCGATGCAGGATCCTTCAGAATCTCCTCCAAGTTGGCATTTAGAATTTGAGAggcagaagagagagataattgaACTTTGGCATGCTTGCAATGTATCGTTGGTCCACAGAACCTACTTCCTCCTGCTCTTCAAAGGCGATCCAGCAGATTCCATTTACATGGAAGTAGAGCTCAGAAGGCTTACCTTCCTCAAGGACTCATTTTCTCATGGAAATCTTGCTCGACATGCCATGGAAGATGGTCGGACACTGACACCAGCATCAAG CATGAAGGCTCTGCGCCGTGAGAGGGTGATGCTGTGCAAGCAAATGCAGAAGAGGTTCtcagaaaaggagagagagcaaCTCTATGTGAAATGGAATATCCGGCTGGACTCGAAACGAAGAAGGCTACAGCTGGTTCACCGCCTATGGACAGACACAATAGACATGAACCTTGTCATGGAGAGTGCCACAATTGTTGCAAAGATTGTTGGGTTCCTAGAAACCAGGCAGGCTCCCAAGGAGATGTTTGGGCTCAGCTTCACACCCCCTCGCCCAACCCGTTCTTACAGCTGGAAACAGACCATGTCATTTTCTGGTAGGCACCATTTGTAG
- the LOC122083626 gene encoding B-box zinc finger protein 19-like has product MRTLCDVCESAAAILFCAADEAALCSSCDEKVHLCNKLASRHVRVKLADPSDVPRCDLCENAPAFFYCEIDGSSLCLQCDLIVHVGGKRTHERYLLLRQRVEFPGDKPGQFEDLSSQPMDQGEIRREQNQMPKLTMRENLQNHRASPIPVLNTNTDNHGKMDSKMIDLNAWPNGVHEQASNNQVHGIDVLSNDDDEASMVPVGSFKREPQK; this is encoded by the exons ATGCGAACACTTTGCGACGTTTGCGAGAGCGCAGCCGCCATTCTTTTCTGCGCCGCCGATGAGGCTGCTCTTTGCAGCTCTTGTGACGAGAAG GTCCACCTGTGTAACAAACTTGCTAGTCGACATGTACGGGTCAAGCTAGCTGATCCTAGTGATGTTCCTCGTTGTGACTTGTGTGAAAATGCACCTG CATTCTTTTACTGTGAAATAGATGGAAGTTCCCTTTGTCTGCAATGTGATTTGATTGTACATGTTGGAGGTAAAAGAACCCATGAAAGATATCTCTTATTGAGACAGAGAGTTGAG TTTCCAGGGGATAAACCTGGCCAGTTTGAGGACCTGTCGTCGCAACCTATGGATCAGGGGGAGATTAGAAGGGAACAAAATCAGATGCCTAAACTGACTATGAGAGAAAATTTACAAAATCACAGGGCCTCTCCTATTCCAGTGCTAAATACTAACACTGACAACCATGGAAAGATGGATTCCAAAATGATTGATCTAAATGCTTGGCCAAATGGGGTACATGAACAAGCTTCAAATAATCAG GTGCATGGAATTGATGTTCTAAGTAACGATGATGATGAAGCAAGCATGGTTCCTGTGGGATCTTTCAAAAGAGAGCCTCAGAAGTGA
- the LOC122084451 gene encoding uncharacterized TPR repeat-containing protein At1g05150-like: MATRGSRTEKVKRIFQQFDVDKDGGLNREEMAALVVAVNPRVKFSDEQISAILDEVFRTYGEFIDGEKGLSYGGLLRTYDDGAGDVDRDFDALGLELNSDSDKAMDMGSEASSSSIADERVEPHKKQTTAAWAASPNHGVVFDDTWKLIDDLEILVKRLKAKQAKDGMMKGDSVDVYSDAGWSTELGPSSDLSERRVFWDESGHDYAAFVKELGVLRSRADGARSREEAFDGHKAIGRVLYDHQLFKEALVSFKRACELQPTDVRPHFRAGNCLYVLGRHTEAKDEFLLALEAAEGGGNQLSYLLPQIHVNLGISLEGEGMVLSACEHYREAAIFCPTHFRALKLLGSALFGVGEYRAAEKALEEAIFLKPDYADAHCDLGSALHAMGEDERAIQEFQKAIDLKPGHVDALYNLGGLYMDIGRYQRASEMYTRVLAVWPNHWKAQLNKAVSLLGTNEAEEARKALKEAFKMTKRVELHDAIVHLKQLQRKKLKGNGGTEGESAYIVVDPSKFKKVGRKTTLRQDLVSALEIRAFQRLTRLNRCDVELLKKEMNETEVPISYSGIGIPERSIRKATLEEILRRLLNFLKPETFQGAVKAINERILSVLDDSGSGRVDLGMFYAVLAPICSGLAERRKRVVFDSLLWRPVNEGGVYIKKADAVKYIKMLRAIYIPSNGVSELLEVHGEADVSPVSFSEFLEMFDDQDWGFGIMSTLIKLETGDRTRHGRHACSLCRYPIIGSRFKEMKLRFSLCSQCYCEGKVPSGFKQEEYKFKEYGSEGEAMKDKCMFFGFHSKSSSENDQ, from the coding sequence ATGGCTACCAGGGGGAGCAGAACCGAAAAAGTGAAGAGAATCTTCCAGCAATTCGATGTGGACAAAGATGGAGGTCTTAACAGGGAAGAAATGGCCGCGCTCGTCGTCGCTGTTAACCCTAGGGTTAAGTTCAGTGACGAGCAGATCAGTGCCATCCTCGACGAGGTCTTCCGTACTTATGGTGAGTTTATCGATGGTGAAAAGGGTCTTAGCTATGGGGGCCTTCTTCGTACCTACGATGATGGTGCTGGGGATGTGGATCGGGACTTTGATGCGCTCGGTCTCGAGCTCAATTCTGACTCTGACAAAGCTATGGATATGGGTTCTGAGGCATCTTCCTCCTCGATTGCCGACGAGAGGGTGGAGCCTCACAAGAAGCAGACGACCGCTGCCTGGGCGGCTTCCCCGAATCATGGGGTCGTCTTCGATGATACGTGGAAGCTCATCGATGATTTGGAGATTCTGGTGAAGAGGCTCAAAGCGAAGCAGGCCAAGGATGGGATGATGAAGGGGGATAGCGTTGATGTCTACTCCGATGCCGGCTGGTCCACGGAATTGGGACCTTCTTCGGACCTTTCGGAGAGAAGGGTCTTCTGGGACGAGTCCGGCCATGACTATGCCGCGTTTGTGAAGGAGTTGGGTGTTTTGAGAAGCAGAGCGGATGGCGCGAGGTCCAGAGAAGAAGCTTTCGATGGGCACAAGGCGATCGGTCGGGTCTTGTACGACCACCAACTGTTCAAGGAAGCTCTTGTGAGCTTCAAGCGGGCTTGCGAGCTTCAGCCGACCGATGTCAGGCCACATTTCAGGGCTGGTAACTGTTTGTACGTTCTCGGGAGACACACAGAGGCCAAAGATGAGTTCCTGTTGGCACTTGAGGCTGCCGAGGGCGGTGGGAACCAATTGTCTTACCTTCTTCCCCAAATTCATGTTAATCTTGGGATTTCCCTCGAAGGCGAAGGTATGGTTTTAAGTGCTTGCGAGCATTACAGGGAAGCTGCAATCTTTTGTCCCACCCACTTCAGGGCTTTGAAGCTTCTTGGCAGTGCGCTGTTTGGGGTGGGAGAGTATAGGGCGGCCGAGAAGGCACTGGAGGAGGCCATTTTCTTGAAACCGGACTACGCAGATGCACATTGTGATCTTGGTTCGGCTTTGCATGCTATGGGAGAGGATGAGAGGGCAATTCAGGAGTTTCAGAAGGCCATAGATTTAAAGCCTGGGCATGTGGATGCTTTGTATAATCTGGGAGGGCTTTATATGGATATAGGCAGGTATCAGAGAGCTTCAGAGATGTATACCAGGGTTCTGGCTGTCTGGCCTAACCATTGGAAGGCACAGCTTAACAAGGCTGTGTCTTTGTTGGGAACCAATGAAGCTGAAGAAGCCAGGAAAGCACTAAAAGAAGCTTTCAAGATGACAAAGAGAGTTGAATTACATGACGCTATTGTTCATTTGAAGCAGTTGCAGAGGAAGAAGCTCAAGGGTAATGGTGGTACTGAAGGAGAGAGCGCATACATTGTAGTGGATCCATCAAAGTTTAAGAAAGTGGGAAGGAAGACTACCCTGAGACAAGACTTGGTCAGTGCTCTTGAAATCAGGGCTTTCCAGAGGCTCACCAGGTTGAATCGTTGTGACGTTGAACTtttgaagaaagaaatgaaTGAAACAGAAGTTCCAATTTCCTATTCTGGTATCGGTATTCCTGAGAGATCTATCCGCAAGGCTACATTGGAGGAAATTCTCCGTAGATTGCTTAATTTCTTGAAGCCTGAGACCTTCCAAGGAGCGGTCAAAGCTATCAATGAGAGGATTCTTTCTGTGTTGGATGATTCAGGCTCTGGTAGGGTGGATTTGGGCATGTTCTATGCTGTTCTTGCTCCCATTTGTAGTGGCCTTGCTGAAAGACGCAAGAGGGTTGTCTTTGATTCACTCCTGTGGCGACCTGTGAACGAAGGTGGAGTTTATATCAAGAAAGCTGACGCAGTTAAGTACATCAAAATGTTGAGAGCTATCTATATTCCTTCCAATGGGGTCAGTGAACTACTGGAAGTCCATGGAGAAGCGGATGTTTCACCAGTTTCCTTCTCAGAGTTCCTAGAGATGTTTGATGATCAAGATTGGGGTTTTGGAATAATGTCTACTCTAATAAAGCTTGAAACTGGGGACAGAACACGCCATGGTCGCCATGCTTGTTCTCTGTGCCGCTACCCTATAATTGGGTCTCGTTTCAAGGAGATGAAACTGCGGTTCAGTTTGTGTAGTCAATGCTATTGTGAAGGGAAGGTACCTTCTGGATTCAAGCAGGAAGAGTATAAATTCAAGGAGTATGGGAGTGAAGGTGAAGCCATGAAAGATAAGTGCATGTTCTTCGGTTTCCATTCTAAAAGCTCATCTGAGAATGATCAATGA
- the LOC122084364 gene encoding kinesin-like protein KIN-7E isoform X1 codes for MGSISGEELPQWEKSQGMGGREEKIFVSVRLRPLSAKEIARNDVSDWECINDNTIIYRNSLSERSMFPTAHTFDRVFRCNCSTRQVYEEAAKEVALSVVSGINSSIFAYGQTSSGKTYTMSGITEYTVADIYDYIKMHEERAFVMKFSAMEIYNEAVRDLLSADANPLRLLDDPERGTIVEKITEETIRDWKHLQELLSACEAQRHIAETSLNETSSRSHQILRLTIESSAREFLGKQNSSTLAASVNFVDLAGSERASQALSAGTRLKEGCHINRSLLTLGTVIRKLSYSFNATNSCSKGRNGHIPYRDSKLTRILQPSLGGNARTAIICTVSPARSHVEQSRNTLLFASCAKEVATNAQVNVVMSDKALVKHLQKELARLESELRYPGQASATSDSRALLREKDLQIAKMEKEIRVLIQQRDLAQSRLEDLLQVVGVDQASKIWAKNAWEDVKSVSESSVVDDPHYAIGVTRVNTSWYSDSNSVNNSDYPQLPEIPEDHYLSDGTSPRLSINSPFIGRDPCQSWEEIAEETVEDSEDICKEVRCIEMEESNRVRNIESKALSPQENEGMLDLTVSGNGDATDQLLISSRRKGDRDLKHMNDFVYGALEQKLHDVQKTVDYLDESSPWLPADMCSSRSLQLTRSRSCRAALMISSSTSYSERRDQSENTPPSRFERDFPGRPEIFHRRFSAINYGDDVARSSNKDFQASEVNASVDDPKTQNAKASAEEDITSVHTFVTGMKEMVKLQYEKQLLDGQETESKPNESAKTVKDVGLDPMQDPSESPPSWHLEFERQKREIIELWHACNVSLVHRTYFLLLFKGDPADSIYMEVELRRLTFLKDSFSHGNLARHAMEDGRTLTPASSMKALRRERVMLCKQMQKRFSEKEREQLYVKWNIRLDSKRRRLQLVHRLWTDTIDMNLVMESATIVAKIVGFLETRQAPKEMFGLSFTPPRPTRSYSWKQTMSFSGRHHL; via the exons ATGGGGTCGATTAGTGGGGAGGAGTTGCCGCAGTGGGAGAAATCGCAGGGAATGGGTGGCCGGGAGGAGAAGATTTTTGTTTCTGTGAGGCTGAGGCCTCTTAGCGCGAAGGAGATTGCCAGGAATGATGTATCGGACTGGGAATGCATCAATGATAACACCATCATATACAGGAACAGCCTTTCGGAGCGATCTATGTTCCCAACTGCCCATACATTTG ATAGGGTATTTCGGTGCAACTGCTCCACGAGGCAGGTTTATGAGGAAGCAGCCAAGGAGGTTGCACTTTCGGTTGTCAGTGGTATTAATT CGAGTATTTTTGCATATGGGCAAACTAGCAGTGGGAAGACATACACCATGAGTGGAATTACCGAGTATACTGTGGCAGATATATATGATTACATAAAAATG CATGAAGAGAGGGCATTTGTTATGAAATTCTCTGCAATGGAAATTTACAATGAAGCTGTAAGAGACCTCCTCAGTGCAGATGCTAATCCACTAAGGCTTCTCGATGATCCAGAG AGGGGGACTATTGTGGAGAAAATTACCGAAGAAACCATAAGGGACTGGAAACATTTACAGGAACTCCTTTCCGCTTGTGAAG CTCAAAGACATATTGCTGAGACCTCCCTTAATGAAACCAGCTCCAGATCTCATCAAATTCTGAGACTG ACTATTGAAAGCTCTGCTCGTGAATTCTTAGGCAAGCAAAATTCAAGTACACTTGCTGCTAGTGTG AACTTTGTTGATTTGGCTGGAAGTGAGCGTGCATCTCAGGCATTATCAGCTGGAACAAgattaaaagaaggttgccaCATAAATCGCAGTTTACTCACCCTAGGAACTGTTATTCGCAAACTAAG TTATTCCTTCAACGCTACCAACTCTTGCAGCAAAGGAAGAAATGGACATATTCCTTACAGAGATTCTAAGTTGACACGCATACTGCAACCCTCCTTGGGAGGAAATGCCAGAACTGCAATCATTTGCACCGTCAGCCCTGCACGGAGCCATGTTGAGCAGTCCAGAAATACCCTCCTATTCGCAAGCTGTGCAAAAGAAGTGGCTACCAATGCACAAGTGAATGTAGTTATGTCTGACAAGGCACTGGTAAAGCATTTACAAAAAGAACTGGCAAGATTGGAGAGTGAATTGAGATATCCAGGACAAGCTTCTGCTACATCTGATTCCCGGGCACTGTTGCGAGAGAAAGACCTTCAGATTGCAAAG ATGGAGAAGGAGATAAGAGTACTCATTCAGCAGCGTGATCTTGCTCAATCACGACTTGAGGATTTGCTACAAGTTGTTGGTGTTGATCAGGCTTCTAAAATATGG GCAAAGAATGCATGGGAAGATGTAAAATCAGTATCAGAGTCATCGGTTGTGGATGATCCTCACTATGCCATTGGTGTCACAAGAGTCAACACGTCTTGGTATTCTGACAGTAACAGTGTGAATAATTCTGATTACCCACAGCTGCCTGAAATTCCAGAAGACCATTATCTGTCTGATGGTACCTCCCCAAGATTGTCTATCAATAGTCCATTTATTGGACGTGATCCATGTCAGAGTTGGGAGGAGATTGCAGAAGAAACAGTTGAAGATTCTGAAGACATTTGCAAAGAAGTTAGATGCATCGAGATGGAGGAGTCTAACAGGGTCAGAAATATAGAATCAAAAGCTTTGTCACCTCAAGAAAATGAAGGCATGTTAGATTTGACAGTTTCTGGGAATGGAGATGCGACTGATCAGCTGTTGATCTCATCCCGAAGGAAGGGAGATAGAGACTTGAAGCATATGAATGATTTTGTGTATGGTGCACTGGAGCAAAAACTCCACGATGTGCAAAAAACTGTTGATTACCTTGACGAGTCATCTCCATGGCTTCCAGCTGACATGTGTAGCTCTAGAAGCTTGCAGTTAACCAGAAGCAGAAGTTGTAGAGCGGCTCTCATGATTAGCTCATCCACTTCCTATTCTGAGAGGAGGGACCAGAGTGAGAACACACCACCTAGCAGGTTTGAGAGAGACTTCCCTGGAAGACCTGAAATCTTTCATAGGAGGTTTTCTGCAATAAATTATGGTGACGATGTTGCAAGGTCATCAAATAAAGATTTCCAGGCATCTGAAGTGAATGCTTCCGTTGATGATCCAAAAACACAGAATGCCAAAGCCTCAGCTGAAGAGGATATTACCAGTGTCCATACTTTTGTTACAGGGATGAAAGAGATGGTGAAACTTCAGTATGAGAAGCAACTTCTTGATGGTCAG GAGACAGAATCAAAGCCCAATGAATCTGCAAAGACTGTAAAGGATGTGGGATTGGACCCGATGCAGGATCCTTCAGAATCTCCTCCAAGTTGGCATTTAGAATTTGAGAggcagaagagagagataattgaACTTTGGCATGCTTGCAATGTATCGTTGGTCCACAGAACCTACTTCCTCCTGCTCTTCAAAGGCGATCCAGCAGATTCCATTTACATGGAAGTAGAGCTCAGAAGGCTTACCTTCCTCAAGGACTCATTTTCTCATGGAAATCTTGCTCGACATGCCATGGAAGATGGTCGGACACTGACACCAGCATCAAG CATGAAGGCTCTGCGCCGTGAGAGGGTGATGCTGTGCAAGCAAATGCAGAAGAGGTTCtcagaaaaggagagagagcaaCTCTATGTGAAATGGAATATCCGGCTGGACTCGAAACGAAGAAGGCTACAGCTGGTTCACCGCCTATGGACAGACACAATAGACATGAACCTTGTCATGGAGAGTGCCACAATTGTTGCAAAGATTGTTGGGTTCCTAGAAACCAGGCAGGCTCCCAAGGAGATGTTTGGGCTCAGCTTCACACCCCCTCGCCCAACCCGTTCTTACAGCTGGAAACAGACCATGTCATTTTCTGGTAGGCACCATTTGTAG